The Miscanthus floridulus cultivar M001 chromosome 17, ASM1932011v1, whole genome shotgun sequence genome has a window encoding:
- the LOC136515799 gene encoding uncharacterized protein produces MRAVNRAVDEQRKKKKDDEEKKRWSKQRAKLQRGKQRQGSLEEEEEEEEDEEEEEEDGSGSPIPWDDLAAGDEDSPLPQARLFLWHAMGQEGEDAPLEPVGSNGPAPSGPSVAASEPTKSGRLALSRPSTVAPESVESDHPAAFEPSMVAPKPVEIGRPTLSEPSTVPSESARGGHSDSSEPSKPREGLKRQCANEE; encoded by the coding sequence ATGAGGGCGGTGAATCGTGCCGtggatgaacaaaggaagaagaagaaggacgatgaGGAGAAGAAACGGTGGTCAAAGCAGCGAGCAAAGCTACAGCGAGGGAAGCAGCGTCAAGGTTCattggaagaagaggaggaagaagaagaggatgaggaggaggaggaggaggatggctccGGGTCacccatcccatgggatgatctggCTGCCGGGGATGAGGACTCACCTTTGCCGCAAGCGAGGCTCTTCCTATGGCATGCCATggggcaggagggggaggacgcACCCCTAGAGCCGGTGGGATCAAATGGCCCCGCCCCATCTGGACCTTCGGTGGCGGCCTCGGAACCGACTAAATCAGGCCGCCTTGCCTTGTCTAGGCCTTCGACGGTGGCCCCAGAGTCGGTGGAATCAGACCATCCTGCAGCATTTGAGCCATCTATGGTGGCGCCAAAGCCAGTGGAAATAGGTCGCCCCACTCTGTCTGAGCCCTCGACGGTGCCTTCGGAGTCAGCGAGAGGCGGCCATTctgattcgtccgagccctctaAGCCGAGGGAGGGTTTGAAGCGGCAATGTGCCAATGAGGAGTAG